A stretch of the Streptomyces ortus genome encodes the following:
- the gatA gene encoding Asp-tRNA(Asn)/Glu-tRNA(Gln) amidotransferase subunit GatA, translating into MTDSTNTTSSNVDIIKLTAAEIAAAIAAGELTAVEVTEAHLARIGAVDEKVHAFLHVDREGALAQARAVDEKRARGEKLGPLAGVPLALKDIFTTKGVPTTVGSKMLEGWIPPYDATVTARLKAADVVILGKTNMDEFAMGSSTENSAYGPTGNPWDLSRVPGGSGGGSSAALASYQAPLAIGTDTGGSIRQPASVTGTVGVKPTYGGVSRYGMVAFSSSLDQGGPCARTVLDAALLHEVIAGHDPLDSTSVDEPVPAVVEAARNGSVDGMRVGVVKQFRGEGYQAGVVQRFDESVALLKELGAEIVELDCPSFDLALSAYYLIAPSECSSNLARFDGLRYGLRIGDDGTHSAEEVTALTREAGFGDEVKRRIMLGTYALSSGYYDAYYGSAQKVRTLITRDFEKAFEQVDVIVSPTTPTTAFPIGERADDPMAMYLADLCTIPTNLAGNAAMSLPCGLAPEDNLPVGLQIIAPALKDDRLYKVGAAVEAAFVERWGHPLIEEAPSL; encoded by the coding sequence ATGACGGACAGCACGAACACGACGAGCAGCAACGTCGACATCATCAAGCTCACCGCCGCCGAGATCGCCGCCGCGATCGCCGCCGGCGAGCTGACCGCCGTCGAGGTCACCGAGGCGCACCTCGCGCGCATCGGCGCCGTCGACGAGAAGGTGCACGCCTTCCTGCACGTCGACCGGGAAGGGGCGCTCGCCCAGGCCCGCGCGGTCGACGAGAAGCGGGCGCGGGGCGAGAAGCTCGGCCCGCTGGCCGGCGTGCCCCTGGCGCTCAAGGACATCTTCACCACCAAGGGCGTCCCGACCACCGTCGGCTCGAAGATGCTGGAGGGCTGGATCCCGCCCTACGACGCCACGGTCACCGCGCGGCTCAAGGCGGCCGACGTCGTCATTCTCGGCAAGACCAACATGGACGAGTTCGCCATGGGGTCCTCCACCGAGAACAGCGCGTACGGGCCGACCGGCAATCCCTGGGACCTCTCCCGCGTCCCCGGCGGCTCCGGCGGCGGTTCGTCCGCGGCCCTCGCCTCCTACCAGGCGCCCCTCGCGATCGGCACGGACACCGGCGGCTCCATCCGCCAGCCCGCCTCCGTCACCGGCACGGTCGGCGTGAAGCCGACGTACGGCGGGGTGTCGCGGTACGGCATGGTGGCGTTCTCGTCCTCCCTGGACCAGGGCGGTCCCTGCGCCCGTACGGTCCTGGACGCGGCCCTGCTGCACGAGGTCATCGCCGGACACGACCCGCTCGACTCGACCTCCGTCGACGAGCCGGTCCCGGCCGTCGTGGAGGCCGCCCGCAACGGCAGCGTGGACGGTATGCGCGTCGGCGTCGTCAAGCAGTTCCGCGGCGAGGGCTACCAGGCCGGTGTCGTGCAGCGCTTCGACGAGTCGGTCGCGCTCCTGAAGGAACTGGGCGCCGAGATCGTCGAGCTGGACTGCCCGTCCTTCGACCTGGCCCTGTCGGCGTACTACCTGATCGCCCCGTCGGAGTGTTCGAGCAACCTCGCCCGGTTCGACGGTCTGCGCTACGGCCTGCGCATCGGTGACGACGGCACGCACTCCGCCGAGGAGGTCACCGCCCTCACCCGCGAGGCGGGCTTCGGCGACGAGGTCAAGCGCCGCATCATGCTCGGCACGTACGCGCTCAGCTCCGGCTACTACGACGCGTACTACGGCAGTGCCCAGAAGGTCCGTACGCTCATCACGCGGGACTTCGAGAAGGCGTTCGAGCAGGTCGACGTGATCGTCTCGCCGACGACGCCGACCACCGCCTTCCCGATCGGCGAGCGCGCCGACGACCCGATGGCGATGTACCTCGCGGACCTGTGCACCATCCCGACCAACCTCGCGGGCAACGCCGCGATGTCGCTGCCCTGCGGCCTCGCACCCGAGGACAATCTGCCCGTCGGCCTCCAGATCATCGCGCCGGCCCTCAAGGACGACCGCCTGTACAAGGTGGGAGCAGCCGTCGAGGCCGCGTTCGTGGAACGCTGGGGACACCCGTTGATCGAGGAGGCTCCGTCGCTGTGA